One part of the Futiania mangrovi genome encodes these proteins:
- the ftsA gene encoding cell division protein FtsA yields MTTLARQGYVAALDVGTTKICCLIAKVDGSKNIARGEPLPLGAVRVVGIGHQLSQGLRQGAVVDMGAAEAAIRHAVDAAERMAGETIDRVVVNVSSGFPRSQALEADIALGGHAITDRDIRRIVDHGRAEFDPTDRELIHAIPTAFSVDGNGGIRDPRGMHGDRLGVAMHFVTASVGPLRNLAICVERCHLELGGRVLSPYASALSTLVEDERDLGAVCIDMGGGTTSLAVFHGGEFVYSDVIRVGGHHITKDIAQGLSTSLAHAERLKTLYGSALPSSSDEREMITVPHLGDDLDAPSAQMPRSLLTGIIRPRIEETFDLVRDSLRRSGMDRLTSRRVVLTGGGSQLNGVRELAARILDKQVRPGRPIRLTGLSDGVSGPAFATAAGLVAHAVGGTEEPLLAAPDLRRGRAAGTLGRIGQWLKENF; encoded by the coding sequence ATGACGACGCTTGCACGGCAAGGATATGTCGCCGCTCTCGACGTCGGCACGACGAAGATCTGCTGCCTCATCGCCAAGGTGGACGGCTCCAAGAACATCGCGCGGGGCGAGCCGCTTCCGCTCGGCGCGGTTCGTGTCGTGGGCATCGGCCACCAGTTGAGCCAGGGCTTGCGCCAGGGGGCGGTCGTGGACATGGGCGCGGCAGAGGCGGCGATCCGCCATGCCGTCGACGCGGCAGAGCGCATGGCGGGCGAGACGATCGACCGCGTCGTCGTGAACGTCTCCTCGGGGTTTCCGCGCAGCCAGGCGCTCGAAGCGGACATCGCGCTGGGCGGTCATGCGATCACGGACCGCGATATCCGCCGGATCGTGGACCATGGGCGCGCCGAATTCGATCCGACCGACCGGGAACTGATCCACGCGATTCCGACGGCCTTCTCCGTGGACGGCAACGGAGGCATCCGCGACCCGCGCGGCATGCACGGCGACCGGCTGGGTGTCGCCATGCACTTCGTTACGGCCTCCGTCGGTCCCTTGCGCAACCTCGCGATCTGCGTGGAACGCTGCCACCTGGAACTCGGCGGTCGCGTGCTCTCCCCCTATGCCAGCGCGCTGTCGACGCTGGTCGAGGACGAGCGCGACCTCGGCGCGGTCTGCATCGACATGGGCGGGGGCACGACCTCGCTCGCCGTCTTCCACGGCGGGGAGTTCGTCTATTCCGACGTGATCCGCGTCGGCGGGCATCACATCACGAAGGACATTGCGCAGGGGCTTTCGACCTCGCTCGCCCACGCGGAACGGCTGAAGACGCTTTATGGCTCGGCGCTGCCATCCTCCTCCGACGAGCGCGAGATGATCACGGTGCCGCACCTCGGCGACGACCTCGATGCGCCCTCGGCTCAGATGCCCCGCTCGCTGCTGACCGGCATCATCCGCCCGCGGATCGAGGAGACGTTCGACCTGGTGCGCGATTCGCTGCGCCGGTCGGGCATGGACCGGCTCACCTCGCGCCGCGTGGTGCTCACGGGCGGGGGGAGCCAGCTGAACGGCGTGCGCGAACTGGCCGCCCGCATCCTCGACAAGCAGGTCCGGCCGGGCCGGCCGATCCGCCTGACCGGTCTCTCCGACGGGGTAAGCGGCCCCGCCTTCGCGACGGCCGCGGGCCTCGTCGCGCACGCGGTCGGGGGCACGGAGGAGCCACTTCTCGCCGCGCCCGACCTGCGCCGGGGACGCGCGGCGGGAACGCTCGGCCGCATCGGGCAATGGCTGAAGGAAAACTTCTGA
- the ftsZ gene encoding cell division protein FtsZ, which translates to MTLNLKVPEPTELKPKITVIGVGGAGGNAVNNMIRSELEGVDFAVANTDAQALALSLTNNRIQVGRNITQGLGAGAKPEIGRAAAEESLDEIVEHISGSHMCFITAGMGGGTGTGAAPVVARIAKEHGILTVGVVTKPFQFEGAHRMRLAESGIEDLQQYVDTLIIIPNQNLFRIANERTTFAEAFTMADEVLHSGVRGITDLMVMPGLINLDFADVRSVMSEMGKAMMGTGEAEGDRRALDAAEAAISNPLLDDVSMKGARGVLINITGGMDMTLFEVDEAANRIRSEVDPDANIIVGSTFSDALNGRIRVSVVATGIDIDEEHAAQLHRAAATITPRSEPRKAPAPVARPAAAAAAAAPAAVELADDADEDLGVDVDEAFIAPAPASVQKPAAAPAPAVERAPAAELPLAADPEMAERAHDGDEASPFVKRSLSLLERMAGSLARRDDEERAEAPQVPDNRLRVAAADEAPPTRGEPRTRQEERLFPAAEEDDQLEIPAFLRRQAN; encoded by the coding sequence ATGACACTCAATCTCAAGGTTCCGGAACCCACCGAACTCAAGCCCAAGATCACCGTCATCGGTGTCGGCGGCGCCGGCGGGAACGCGGTCAACAACATGATCCGTTCCGAGCTGGAGGGGGTCGACTTCGCGGTGGCGAACACGGACGCGCAGGCGCTCGCGCTGTCGCTGACCAACAACCGGATCCAGGTTGGCCGCAACATCACGCAAGGTCTCGGCGCCGGTGCCAAGCCGGAGATCGGGCGCGCGGCGGCGGAGGAGTCGCTCGACGAGATCGTCGAGCACATCTCGGGCAGCCATATGTGCTTCATCACCGCCGGCATGGGCGGCGGTACGGGCACGGGCGCCGCGCCCGTCGTCGCCCGGATCGCGAAGGAGCACGGCATCCTCACGGTCGGCGTGGTCACCAAGCCCTTCCAGTTCGAAGGCGCGCACCGCATGCGCCTCGCGGAGAGCGGGATCGAGGATCTGCAGCAATACGTCGATACGCTGATCATCATCCCGAACCAGAACCTGTTCCGCATCGCCAACGAGCGCACGACATTCGCCGAGGCCTTCACGATGGCCGACGAGGTGCTGCACTCCGGCGTGCGCGGCATCACCGACCTGATGGTCATGCCGGGTCTCATCAATCTCGACTTCGCCGACGTGCGCTCGGTCATGAGCGAGATGGGCAAGGCGATGATGGGCACGGGCGAGGCCGAGGGCGACCGCCGGGCGCTCGACGCGGCCGAGGCCGCGATCTCCAACCCGCTGCTCGACGACGTGTCGATGAAGGGCGCGCGCGGTGTGCTCATCAACATCACCGGCGGCATGGACATGACGCTGTTCGAGGTGGACGAGGCGGCGAACCGGATCCGGTCCGAGGTCGACCCGGATGCCAACATCATCGTCGGCTCGACCTTCTCCGATGCGCTCAACGGCCGCATTCGGGTTTCGGTCGTGGCCACCGGCATCGACATCGACGAGGAGCATGCGGCGCAACTGCATCGCGCGGCAGCAACCATCACGCCGCGCAGCGAGCCGCGCAAGGCACCGGCACCGGTGGCGCGTCCCGCCGCTGCCGCAGCGGCTGCGGCACCCGCGGCCGTCGAATTGGCCGATGACGCGGATGAGGATCTGGGCGTGGATGTGGACGAGGCGTTCATCGCGCCCGCGCCCGCCAGCGTGCAAAAGCCTGCTGCCGCCCCCGCTCCGGCCGTGGAACGCGCCCCTGCCGCGGAGTTGCCACTGGCTGCCGATCCGGAAATGGCGGAGCGTGCACATGACGGGGACGAGGCGAGCCCCTTCGTCAAGCGTTCCCTGAGCCTTCTGGAGCGCATGGCCGGCAGCCTTGCCCGGCGCGACGACGAGGAGCGTGCCGAGGCGCCGCAGGTGCCGGACAATCGCCTGCGCGTCGCGGCCGCCGACGAGGCGCCGCCCACCCGGGGGGAGCCGCGGACCCGCCAGGAAGAACGCCTCTTCCCCGCTGCGGAGGAGGATGACCAACTGGAGATTCCGGCCTTCCTCCGCCGCCAGGCGAACTGA
- the lpxC gene encoding UDP-3-O-acyl-N-acetylglucosamine deacetylase: MLQTTIRNSINCTGTGLHSGETVRMCLRPAPAATGIVFVRTDLERRIAKVPAMWDLVTETTLGTTLTNEHGVSVATVEHLMSALAGAGIDNVFVELDGREVPIMDGSSAPFLFLIDCAGIRRQESPRTAIEILETVRVEEGDKWVTLEPADRFEVSFSIDFPTPVIASQSFDLVVNEETYKAELARARTFGFAPEVDYLRSRGLARGGSLDNAVVIDGDRVLNEGGLRFEDEFVRHKALDAVGDLYLAGAPILGRYTGHKAGHALNNRLLRALFAEADAWRTVPMTRGVVRSAAPAFAAVAL, from the coding sequence ATGCTTCAGACGACCATTCGCAACAGCATCAATTGCACCGGTACGGGCCTGCACTCGGGCGAGACGGTGCGGATGTGCCTGCGCCCGGCGCCTGCGGCGACCGGCATCGTCTTCGTCCGGACCGACCTTGAGCGGCGCATCGCCAAGGTGCCCGCGATGTGGGACCTGGTGACGGAAACGACGCTCGGCACCACGCTCACGAACGAGCATGGCGTATCGGTCGCCACTGTCGAGCATCTGATGTCCGCGCTCGCGGGCGCCGGCATCGACAATGTGTTCGTCGAACTCGACGGTCGCGAGGTGCCGATCATGGATGGCAGTTCGGCGCCCTTCCTGTTCCTGATCGATTGCGCCGGGATCCGGCGGCAGGAGAGCCCGCGCACGGCGATCGAGATTCTCGAGACCGTGCGGGTCGAGGAGGGCGACAAGTGGGTGACGCTCGAGCCCGCGGACCGGTTCGAGGTGTCGTTCAGCATCGATTTCCCGACCCCGGTGATCGCCAGCCAGTCGTTTGACCTGGTGGTGAACGAAGAAACCTACAAGGCGGAACTGGCGCGTGCCCGCACCTTCGGGTTCGCGCCGGAGGTCGACTATCTCCGCTCGCGCGGACTTGCCCGGGGCGGCTCGCTCGACAATGCGGTCGTCATCGACGGCGACCGCGTGCTGAACGAGGGCGGCCTGCGTTTCGAGGACGAGTTCGTGCGGCACAAGGCGCTCGATGCGGTCGGCGACCTCTACCTGGCGGGCGCGCCGATTCTTGGCCGGTACACCGGGCACAAGGCAGGGCACGCGCTCAACAACCGCCTGCTTCGGGCGCTCTTCGCGGAGGCGGATGCCTGGCGCACGGTGCCCATGACGCGCGGCGTGGTGCGCAGCGCAGCCCCGGCGTTCGCCGCCGTCGCTCTCTGA
- a CDS encoding outer membrane protein assembly factor BamD, which yields MSMLQRLSRLTIAILLLAGLSACASGEPEDVPYVERPVEDLYNSAMNALNEGDNEIAVQLFDEVERQHPYSVWARRAILMGAFASYRENDYTAAIAGAERYLELYPGSDDAAYAHYLVAQSYYEQISDVHRDQGFTQLALRNLREVVQRYPDSDYARDAKVKIDLTLDHLAGKEMAVGRYYLEQRKYIGAINRFRKVVEDYQTTSHVPEALHRLVESYLAMGLKSEAQTAAAVLGYNYPGSPWYADSYYVLEGKDLRPEVDEGSWLSRLMRSLRNAI from the coding sequence ATGTCCATGCTGCAGCGGCTCAGCCGCCTGACGATTGCCATTCTCCTGCTTGCGGGGCTGTCGGCCTGCGCCTCCGGCGAGCCGGAGGACGTGCCTTATGTCGAGCGCCCGGTCGAAGATCTCTACAATTCGGCGATGAATGCGCTCAACGAGGGCGACAACGAGATTGCGGTGCAGCTTTTCGACGAGGTGGAACGCCAGCACCCCTATTCTGTCTGGGCGCGGCGCGCGATCCTGATGGGGGCCTTCGCCTCTTACAGGGAGAACGACTACACCGCCGCAATCGCGGGGGCCGAGCGTTACCTCGAACTGTATCCGGGCAGCGATGACGCGGCCTACGCCCATTACCTGGTGGCGCAGTCCTACTACGAGCAGATCTCCGACGTGCACCGCGACCAGGGCTTCACGCAACTGGCACTGCGGAATCTGCGCGAGGTGGTCCAACGCTATCCCGACAGCGACTATGCACGCGATGCGAAGGTGAAGATCGACCTCACGCTCGATCACCTGGCGGGCAAGGAAATGGCGGTCGGCCGCTACTACCTGGAGCAGCGCAAGTACATCGGCGCCATCAACCGCTTCCGCAAGGTGGTGGAGGACTACCAGACCACCTCCCACGTGCCGGAGGCGCTGCATCGGCTGGTCGAGAGCTACCTCGCCATGGGCCTCAAGTCGGAGGCGCAAACGGCTGCCGCGGTGCTGGGCTACAATTACCCGGGCAGCCCGTGGTACGCGGACAGCTACTATGTGCTGGAGGGCAAGGACCTGCGGCCGGAGGTGGACGAGGGGTCCTGGCTGTCGCGGCTGATGCGGTCGCTGCGCAACGCAATCTGA
- the recN gene encoding DNA repair protein RecN: MLTRLSIRDIVLIERLDLTFSAGLTVLTGETGAGKSILLDSLGLALGARADTGLVRAGAAQGSVTAVFEPEDGSDLDALLAENGLDTGEGVLILRRVVTADRKSRAFVNDQPVSVGLLRALGERLVEIHGQHDDTALLQPAGHRDLLDAFGGHAREVRDTAGAADALARAQTALDDARRAIAEAARDADYLRHVLAELEELAPEEGEEEGLANARADMMAAEKVAGDLDAALALLSGSGERTSAGIEQMMAAALRRLEAAAQRVPGRLDEAMQGLDRALVEAGEALAALDRARADLAFDPAVLERTEERLFALRAAARKHDVAVDVLPALRDRFAQRLADLDRGEARVGELEEARDAAAAAYDAAAGALSAARTLAARALETEVTGELGPLALGKARFAVSVTTDPDAGRAPHGRDRVEFLVATIPGTEPAPLMKIASGGEISRFVLALKVALGRARSAPTLVFDEVDRGIGGATADMVGARLKRLADGAQVLVITHSPQVAARGNRHLRIAKTLTDTGASTDVAALDIDARREEIARMLAGTTVTDAARAAADSLLGDRP; encoded by the coding sequence ATGCTGACCCGTCTTTCGATCCGCGACATCGTGCTGATCGAACGGCTCGATCTGACGTTTTCCGCCGGGCTGACGGTGCTGACCGGCGAGACCGGCGCGGGCAAGTCGATCCTGCTCGATTCCCTGGGGCTTGCGCTGGGTGCGCGCGCAGACACCGGCCTCGTCCGCGCCGGTGCCGCACAGGGGAGCGTGACGGCCGTCTTCGAGCCGGAGGATGGGAGCGACCTCGACGCGCTGCTCGCCGAGAACGGTCTCGACACCGGTGAGGGCGTGCTGATCCTGCGCCGCGTCGTCACGGCGGACCGCAAGAGCCGGGCCTTCGTCAACGACCAGCCGGTGAGTGTCGGGCTGCTGCGGGCGCTGGGGGAGCGGCTGGTCGAGATCCACGGTCAGCATGACGACACGGCGCTGCTGCAGCCGGCCGGGCACCGCGACCTGCTGGATGCGTTCGGCGGACATGCGCGCGAGGTGCGGGACACCGCCGGGGCGGCAGACGCGCTGGCGCGTGCGCAAACTGCGCTCGACGACGCCCGGCGCGCGATCGCCGAGGCCGCGCGCGACGCCGACTACCTGCGCCACGTGCTCGCCGAACTGGAGGAGCTTGCGCCGGAAGAGGGAGAGGAGGAAGGCCTCGCCAACGCACGCGCCGACATGATGGCGGCGGAGAAGGTGGCGGGCGACCTCGACGCCGCGCTGGCGCTCCTGAGCGGGTCCGGCGAGCGGACGAGCGCCGGGATCGAGCAGATGATGGCCGCGGCGTTGCGCCGGCTGGAGGCCGCGGCCCAGCGGGTGCCGGGCCGTCTCGACGAGGCCATGCAGGGACTCGACCGCGCGCTGGTGGAGGCGGGCGAGGCGCTGGCCGCGCTCGACCGGGCGCGCGCCGATCTCGCCTTCGATCCGGCGGTGCTGGAGCGGACGGAGGAGCGGCTCTTCGCGCTGCGGGCCGCGGCGCGCAAGCACGACGTGGCGGTCGACGTGCTGCCCGCGCTGCGCGACCGGTTTGCGCAGCGGCTGGCCGATCTCGACCGGGGCGAGGCGCGGGTCGGGGAGCTGGAGGAGGCCCGCGATGCCGCGGCTGCGGCCTATGACGCGGCGGCCGGTGCGCTCAGTGCCGCGCGAACGCTGGCTGCCCGCGCGCTGGAGACCGAGGTGACGGGCGAGCTTGGGCCGCTGGCGCTCGGCAAGGCGCGTTTTGCCGTCTCCGTGACCACCGACCCGGATGCAGGCCGCGCACCGCATGGGCGTGACCGCGTGGAGTTCCTCGTGGCCACGATCCCGGGCACGGAGCCTGCCCCCCTGATGAAGATTGCGAGCGGCGGTGAGATCTCGCGCTTCGTGCTGGCGCTCAAGGTGGCGCTGGGACGCGCGCGCTCGGCCCCCACGCTCGTCTTCGACGAGGTCGACCGCGGCATCGGCGGGGCAACCGCCGACATGGTGGGCGCGCGGCTGAAGCGGCTGGCCGATGGCGCGCAGGTCCTCGTCATCACCCATTCGCCGCAGGTGGCCGCGCGCGGCAACCGGCACCTGCGTATCGCCAAGACTCTGACCGACACGGGCGCGAGCACCGATGTCGCCGCGCTCGACATCGACGCCCGGCGGGAGGAAATCGCCCGCATGCTCGCCGGGACCACCGTCACGGACGCCGCGCGCGCCGCCGCCGACAGCCTGCTGGGAGACCGTCCATGA
- the ligA gene encoding NAD-dependent DNA ligase LigA, translating to MSDRDLTALPVDELEEEDAKAELARLAAEIAEHDAHYYRQDAPVISDAEYDALRQRNAAIEARFPHLIREDSPSERIGAAPSEAFGKVRHAVPMLSLGNAFADEDVEEFVARIRRFLKLEEDDPLALTAEPKIDGLSISLRYEKGRFVRAATRGDGYEGEDVTANVRTIGDVPEKLRAKDVPDVFEVRGEIYMRHDDFAALNARQAEAGDKVFANPRNAAAGSLRQLDAEVTRARPLRFFAYAWGEVSSLPADTQTGVVDALGAWGFPVNPEMVRCDSVSEMLDHYRGLEERRASLGYDIDGVVYKVDRLDYQERLGFVSRSPRWAIAHKFPAEKATTVLNAIEVQVGRTGALTPVAKLEPVTVGGVVVSNATLHNEDEIARKDIRVGDTVVVQRAGDVIPQIVSVDTSKRPKDSAPFEMPHTCPVCGSHAVREEGEAVRRCTGGLVCEAQAKERLKHFVSRNAFDIEGLGEKQVELFWEKGAVREPADIFTLEARDGGSLTPLKNWPGFGEVSARNLFDAIDARRTVPFDRFLFGLGIRHVGQTTARLLARTYGNFDTFRKAMVAAEPREGEAWEWLLSIDGIGETVAGALVDFFAEAHNEEALDRLLAEVQVEDMEAARTDTPIAGKTVVFTGTLERMTREEAKARAEALGAKVAGSVSARTDYLVAGPGAGSKLKKANELGVKVLTEDEWLDLIPPL from the coding sequence ATGAGCGACCGCGACCTCACGGCCCTGCCGGTGGACGAGCTTGAGGAGGAGGATGCGAAGGCCGAGCTTGCCCGCCTCGCCGCCGAGATCGCGGAGCATGACGCGCACTATTACCGGCAGGACGCGCCCGTCATCTCGGATGCCGAGTACGACGCGCTGCGACAGCGCAACGCGGCCATCGAGGCGCGCTTCCCCCACCTGATCCGCGAGGACAGTCCGAGCGAGCGGATTGGCGCCGCGCCGTCTGAGGCCTTCGGAAAGGTGCGCCACGCGGTCCCCATGCTGTCGCTCGGCAACGCCTTCGCCGACGAGGATGTGGAGGAGTTCGTGGCCCGCATCCGCCGCTTCCTGAAGCTGGAGGAGGACGATCCGCTCGCCTTGACGGCGGAGCCGAAGATCGACGGCCTGTCGATCTCGCTGCGCTATGAGAAGGGGCGCTTCGTGCGCGCGGCCACGCGCGGCGACGGCTATGAGGGGGAGGATGTGACCGCAAACGTCCGCACCATCGGGGACGTGCCGGAGAAGCTGCGCGCGAAGGATGTGCCCGACGTCTTCGAGGTGCGCGGCGAGATCTACATGCGCCACGACGATTTCGCGGCCCTGAACGCAAGACAGGCGGAGGCGGGCGACAAGGTCTTCGCGAACCCGCGCAACGCCGCCGCCGGTTCCCTGCGCCAGCTCGACGCCGAGGTGACGCGCGCGCGGCCCCTGCGCTTCTTCGCCTATGCCTGGGGCGAGGTGTCGTCTCTGCCGGCGGATACGCAGACGGGCGTGGTCGACGCGCTCGGGGCCTGGGGCTTCCCGGTCAACCCGGAGATGGTGCGCTGCGACAGCGTTTCGGAAATGCTCGATCATTACCGCGGTCTTGAGGAACGCCGCGCCTCGCTCGGCTACGACATCGACGGCGTCGTCTACAAGGTCGACCGGCTGGACTACCAGGAGCGGCTGGGCTTCGTCTCCCGCTCGCCGCGCTGGGCCATCGCGCACAAGTTTCCGGCGGAGAAGGCCACGACCGTGCTGAACGCCATCGAGGTGCAGGTGGGCCGCACGGGCGCGCTGACGCCGGTCGCCAAGCTCGAACCCGTGACCGTGGGCGGCGTCGTCGTCTCCAACGCCACCTTGCACAATGAGGACGAGATCGCGCGCAAGGACATCCGCGTCGGCGACACCGTGGTGGTGCAGCGCGCGGGCGACGTCATCCCGCAGATCGTCTCGGTCGACACCTCGAAGCGGCCGAAGGATAGCGCCCCGTTCGAGATGCCGCATACCTGCCCGGTCTGCGGCTCCCACGCCGTGCGCGAGGAGGGGGAGGCGGTGCGCCGCTGCACCGGCGGTCTCGTCTGCGAGGCGCAGGCGAAGGAGCGGCTGAAGCATTTCGTCTCGCGCAACGCCTTCGACATCGAGGGGCTGGGCGAGAAGCAGGTCGAGCTGTTCTGGGAGAAGGGCGCGGTGCGGGAGCCCGCGGACATCTTCACGCTGGAGGCGCGCGACGGGGGCAGCCTGACGCCGCTCAAGAACTGGCCGGGCTTCGGCGAGGTGTCGGCGCGCAACCTGTTCGACGCCATCGACGCGCGGCGCACGGTGCCGTTCGACCGCTTCCTGTTCGGCCTCGGCATCAGGCACGTCGGCCAGACAACAGCGCGCCTGCTCGCCCGCACCTATGGGAATTTCGACACCTTCCGCAAGGCGATGGTCGCCGCCGAACCGCGCGAGGGCGAGGCGTGGGAGTGGCTGCTCTCCATCGACGGCATCGGGGAGACGGTGGCGGGCGCGCTCGTCGACTTCTTCGCAGAAGCGCACAACGAGGAGGCGCTCGACCGCCTGCTGGCCGAGGTGCAGGTGGAGGACATGGAGGCCGCGCGCACCGACACGCCCATCGCCGGAAAGACCGTCGTGTTCACCGGCACGCTGGAGCGCATGACGCGGGAGGAAGCCAAGGCGCGGGCCGAGGCCCTGGGCGCGAAGGTCGCGGGCTCGGTCTCCGCGCGCACCGACTATTTGGTCGCCGGACCGGGCGCAGGTTCCAAGCTGAAGAAGGCGAACGAGCTGGGCGTGAAGGTGCTGACCGAGGACGAGTGGCTGGACCTCATTCCGCCGCTCTGA
- a CDS encoding multidrug effflux MFS transporter: MPSYATDPATPAIAGDPEPRQMPPRRMVPLLAGITAVAPLAINIYIPSLPNIAAALGTDAGTVQLTVTLYLIAVAAGQVTLGPLSDRMGRRPVLITGMIVYVIASLAAAAAPDVWWLIVARVFQAIGGCAGLVLGRAIVRDIYDRDTSASMLGYVTTVMVIVPMAAPTVGGLLDVAFGWRSSFVLVAALGAVMLGLILTSLPETHPPAKGSQTSTPIRGESLQLLRSRAFLGYAGATSFGAGMYFAFIAGAPFLVVDAMGREPYEYGLWFILVAGGYMTGNYISGRTARRVGLDKLLAIGAVLAAFGGAVLVLSSSLLPLTPPTLFIPMILLSIANGFTTANGIAGAVSVNPRLAGSASGIAGAAQMLVGAAATQVVGSAMSSSALPTTLTVFAFALLLLSCWLFLIRPARQAVLVRAAE, encoded by the coding sequence GTGCCCAGCTACGCCACAGATCCGGCGACGCCCGCCATCGCCGGCGATCCCGAACCGCGCCAGATGCCGCCGCGCCGCATGGTGCCGCTGCTGGCCGGGATCACGGCCGTCGCACCGCTGGCGATCAACATCTACATCCCCAGCTTGCCGAACATCGCGGCTGCACTCGGAACGGACGCGGGCACGGTGCAGCTGACGGTGACGCTCTACCTCATCGCCGTGGCCGCGGGACAGGTCACCCTGGGGCCGCTGTCGGACCGGATGGGCCGCCGGCCGGTCCTGATCACCGGCATGATCGTCTATGTGATCGCCAGTCTTGCCGCCGCCGCCGCGCCGGATGTCTGGTGGCTGATCGTGGCGCGCGTCTTTCAGGCGATCGGCGGATGCGCGGGACTGGTCCTGGGGCGCGCGATCGTGCGCGACATCTACGACCGGGACACCTCCGCGAGCATGCTCGGTTACGTGACGACCGTCATGGTGATCGTGCCGATGGCCGCGCCGACGGTGGGCGGCCTGCTGGACGTCGCGTTCGGCTGGCGCTCGAGTTTCGTGCTGGTCGCGGCGCTGGGGGCGGTCATGCTCGGCCTGATCCTGACGTCTCTCCCGGAGACCCATCCGCCCGCGAAGGGTAGCCAGACGTCCACCCCGATCCGCGGAGAAAGCCTGCAGCTTCTGCGCAGCCGCGCGTTCCTGGGCTATGCCGGCGCGACCAGTTTCGGCGCGGGCATGTATTTCGCGTTCATCGCGGGCGCGCCCTTTCTCGTGGTCGATGCGATGGGCCGGGAGCCGTACGAGTACGGCCTGTGGTTCATCCTGGTAGCGGGCGGCTACATGACGGGAAACTACATCTCGGGCCGCACCGCACGCCGGGTCGGGCTCGACAAGCTGCTGGCGATCGGCGCGGTCCTGGCGGCCTTCGGAGGGGCGGTACTGGTCCTGTCGAGCAGCCTGCTGCCGCTCACGCCGCCAACGCTCTTCATCCCGATGATCCTCTTGTCCATCGCCAACGGATTCACGACCGCGAACGGGATCGCGGGGGCGGTCAGCGTCAATCCACGGCTCGCAGGCTCCGCCTCCGGCATTGCGGGCGCAGCGCAGATGCTGGTCGGCGCAGCCGCCACGCAGGTCGTCGGCTCCGCCATGTCGTCGAGCGCCCTGCCGACCACGCTGACGGTTTTCGCCTTCGCACTGCTACTGCTGTCGTGCTGGCTTTTCCTGATCCGCCCGGCACGGCAGGCTGTGCTCGTCAGAGCGGCGGAATGA